The DNA sequence gtgaatggggtgtataaaattatatccaaGGTCCTTGCTAACAGACTAGGGGCGGTTTTGAGCAAGATTATTTTGAAaccacaaaatgcatttgttaagGGGCAgcaaattttggattcaatCCTTATAGCGAATGAGGGCCTGGATAGCAGATTAAAGACTGGCTCCACAGATATTATTtgtaagttagatatggaaaatGCATATGACCATGTCAATTGGGACTTTCTCCTGTATTTGTTAGGGAGGTGTGGCTTCGGGCCTAGGTGGCGTAATTGGATTAGGTGGTGCATATCCACAGCCAGATACTCAGTATTGATTAATGGTTGCCCTACCGACTTCTTCCGTAGCTCTCGAGGTCTAATGCAAGGAGATCATTTGTCCCCACTTctctttgttattattatggAGACCTTGAGTACGATGACATCGGCGGCGGTTATGCACGGGTTTGTGACCGGATTTACGATTGGTGATCCCAGTAGAGGAATTATTACTTtgtctcatttactttttgcagatgatacactcaTATTCTATGAGGTGGATCAAAACCAGTTGAGGGCTTTGAAGGCTTtgttattatgctttgaagcagcGTCAGGCTTGAAAGTGAACTTTGACAAGTCAGAGTTAGTGCCAGTGGAGAACGTGAGTAATACTAGGCAGCTAGCTAGTATTCTTGGGTGCAAGGTAGCCGCTCTTCCGATTACCTATCTAGGATTGCCGTTGGGGGCTGCAACAAGGGCCTCATCCATATGGGATTCAGTCATAGAGAAGATAGGACGGAAATTGGCAGGGTGAAAAAGattgtacttgtcgaaaggtggccgtttgactcttatcaagagtaccaTTTCTAACCTACCTACatactttttatctttgtttcaatTGCCTGCCAGGGTAGTGGCTCAGATTGATAAATTGTACCATGATTTCTTATGGGGTGGGCTAGatgatgaattcaaatttcacctaGTCAGCTAGGATAAGGTGTGTACACCAATCTTATCTGGTGGTTTGGGTATCAAAAACTTGAGAATTTTCAATCGGGCCCTGCTTGAGAAGTGGTTATGGAGGTATAATAACGAGACAGAAGCCTTATGGAAGCTGgtgattgattgtaaatatggaAACATGTGGGGGGATGGTGTACTGAAGAGGTGTACGGGCCTAGAggtgtgggagtttggaaacacattaggaAGGGGTGGGGGGATTTTAGTAGCCTTTCTAAATTGGTGTTGGGGAGGGGTTCTCGCATTAAGTTTTGGAATGACATATGGTGTGGGAATGAGGCCCTAAATGATACATTTCCAGCTATTTTTCAATTGGCATGCAACCAGGAAGCTTCAATAGAGGACCTTATGCTTCTAACAGGAGACCAAGTTCAGTAGAAAGTCACATTTAGTATAGCGGCGCAACACTGGGAAGTGGACACCTTTGAGGCGTTTTTCAACTTACTTTATTCCATGAAGCCGGATGGACAGCAAGTCAATAGGCTATGGTGGACGCCTAGGG is a window from the Juglans regia cultivar Chandler chromosome 7, Walnut 2.0, whole genome shotgun sequence genome containing:
- the LOC118348939 gene encoding uncharacterized protein LOC118348939, whose product is MTSAAVMHGFVTGFTIGDPSRGIITLSHLLFADDTLIFYEVDQNQLRALKALLLCFEAASGLKVNFDKSELVPVENVSNTRQLASILGCKVAALPITYLGLPLGAATRASSIWDSVIEKIGRKLAG